A stretch of Anaeromyxobacter dehalogenans 2CP-1 DNA encodes these proteins:
- a CDS encoding pyridoxal phosphate-dependent aminotransferase codes for MNAFKPHLASVADYPYAKVDARLKLDQNESPDDLPPDLKARALERIAAAAWNRYPELHAEDVRAALARHEGWDPQGVVLAPGSNLLVLALTQAARTVVDTVPAFPYYKGGSLATGTPWRGIPLAPGFAIPMDALLAAMDGAGGVLFLPNPHAPTGQLFATGDVERLAERARQQGWVLVVDEAYHAFAGSDARPLARANDHVAVLRTFSKSWCLGGVRAGYLLASPKVAAVVRACLPPFCIPVHTGAILQTVLEAPGYVGELAQRIQAERARVLEALSTHPTWRPYPSAANYVLVRTPDAKAAWDHLLSRGILVRRQDHYAGLEGCIRITIGTRAENDALLAAAAEAR; via the coding sequence GTGAACGCGTTCAAGCCCCACCTCGCCTCGGTCGCCGACTACCCGTACGCGAAGGTCGATGCGCGCCTGAAGCTCGACCAGAACGAGAGCCCCGACGACCTCCCGCCCGACCTGAAGGCCCGCGCGCTGGAGCGCATCGCCGCCGCCGCCTGGAACCGCTACCCCGAGCTGCACGCCGAGGACGTGCGGGCGGCGCTGGCGCGACACGAGGGCTGGGACCCGCAGGGCGTGGTGCTCGCGCCGGGCTCGAACCTGCTCGTGCTCGCGCTCACGCAGGCCGCGCGCACCGTCGTCGACACGGTGCCGGCGTTCCCCTACTACAAGGGCGGCAGCCTCGCGACCGGCACGCCGTGGCGCGGCATCCCGCTCGCGCCCGGGTTCGCGATCCCCATGGACGCGCTGCTCGCCGCCATGGACGGCGCGGGCGGCGTGCTGTTCCTGCCCAACCCGCACGCGCCCACCGGGCAGCTCTTCGCGACCGGCGACGTGGAGCGGCTCGCCGAGCGCGCCCGCCAGCAGGGCTGGGTGCTGGTGGTGGACGAGGCGTACCACGCGTTCGCGGGCAGCGACGCCCGGCCGCTGGCGCGCGCGAACGACCACGTGGCGGTGCTGCGCACGTTCTCGAAGTCCTGGTGCCTGGGCGGCGTCCGCGCCGGCTACCTGCTCGCGTCGCCGAAGGTGGCGGCGGTGGTCCGCGCCTGCCTGCCGCCGTTCTGCATCCCGGTGCACACCGGCGCGATCCTGCAGACGGTGCTCGAGGCGCCCGGCTACGTGGGCGAGCTGGCGCAGCGGATCCAGGCCGAGCGCGCCCGCGTGCTCGAGGCGCTCTCGACGCACCCGACCTGGCGCCCCTATCCCAGCGCCGCGAACTACGTCCTCGTCCGCACGCCGGACGCGAAGGCGGCCTGGGACCACCTGCTCTCGCGCGGCATCCTGGTCCGCCGGCAGGACCACTACGCCGGGCTGGAGGGCTGCATCCGCATCACCATCGGCACGCGCGCCGAGAACGACGCGCTGCTGGCGGCGGCGGCCGAGGCCCGCTGA
- a CDS encoding methyltransferase family protein, whose amino-acid sequence MESLLSAEGSLTLAISALAIVLGYRFTLPERGRDFAGILVYVAAIAVTLAAAYGFVPRAGAVDPGLAGRIPGGLLLVAGFLLAGASFRARLEAGRGRLATGGPYARIRHPLYLGLGMVLAGHLLRLPSSAGLLSTALALASYGFAAAAEEREAAARFGAEWEAYARRTGAVVPRRAG is encoded by the coding sequence GTGGAATCCCTGCTCTCCGCCGAAGGCAGCCTCACCCTCGCGATCTCCGCGCTCGCGATCGTGCTCGGGTACCGCTTCACGCTGCCGGAGCGCGGGCGCGACTTCGCGGGCATCCTGGTGTACGTCGCGGCGATCGCCGTGACCCTCGCGGCCGCGTACGGGTTCGTCCCGCGCGCGGGCGCCGTCGATCCCGGGCTGGCCGGCCGCATCCCGGGCGGCCTGCTGCTGGTCGCCGGCTTCCTCCTGGCGGGCGCCTCGTTCCGCGCCCGGCTGGAGGCGGGCCGGGGACGGCTCGCGACCGGTGGCCCGTACGCGCGCATCCGCCACCCGCTCTACCTCGGGCTCGGCATGGTGCTCGCGGGCCACCTCCTGCGCCTGCCCTCGAGCGCCGGGCTCCTCTCGACCGCGCTCGCGCTCGCGAGCTACGGCTTCGCCGCCGCCGCCGAGGAGCGCGAGGCGGCGGCGCGGTTCGGCGCCGAGTGGGAGGCGTACGCGCGGCGGACCGGCGCGGTGGTGCCGCGGCGCGCCGGGTGA
- a CDS encoding efflux RND transporter permease subunit — protein sequence MIKAIIRFSAHNKYLVIAATVVALVGAWWTMRNIPLDALPDQSDTQVIVYSQWDRSPDIIEDQVTYPITTALLGAPKVKAIRGFSDFGFSYVYVIFEDGTDLYWARTRVLEYLSKIQPQLPAGVKTELGPDATGVGWIFQYALVDRSGQHSSDELRSYQDWFLRYSVQSVPGVSEVATVGGQVRQYQVTVNPNALAAYKLPLDAVVQAVRAGNNDVGGRLVELAGREYMVRGRGYVKTIADLENIVLKAEGGTPVLVKDVATVALGPEMRRGVADLDGEGDVVGGIVVMRHGENALNVIHRVKAKLEEVKPSLPKGVEVVTTYDRSELIDHAIETVTHKVIEEVIIVSIIILIFLWHIPSAIIPIVTIPVSVALSFIPMYLMGLNANLMSLSGIAISIGVLVDGAIVEVENAYNKIHHWIQDGKKGDFHEVRLEALLEVGPGVFFSLLVIAVAFMPVFTLVDQEGRLFRPLAYSKNLAMAIAALLAITLDPAMRMLFARIEPYTFRPRFASAIATRVLVGRYYSEEGHPISRVLHHLYERPCRFVVRHAKATIAVSALLVLTTIPVFRHLGSEYMPPLREGTILYMPSAVEPGMSVAEAQKALQVQDKILKTFPEVERVFGKAGRANTSTDPAPFTMMETTIILKPEREWREHPRWYSSWAPEWLKAGLRPFWRDRISYEELEHEMDQALQLPGISNAWTMPIKGRNDMLSTGIRTPIGIKVAGADLAEIEKIGLDVEAALTKVPGTRSVYAERVAGGYFLDFVLKRDQLARYGLSVDAANMMVMTAVGGDNQSTTVMGRERYGINVRYARDYREDLQSLRRVLLPLPGGQGQIPMEEIADVELAQGPSMIRDENGLLAGYVFVDFDTSKVDVGSYVEQAKKAVAAGVKTPTGYSMTWSGQYENMMRVNERLKLILPITLVLIFFLLYMNTRSTFKASVIMLAVPFSAIGAIWLLWMLDYNMSIAVWVGLIALMGLDAETGVFMLLFLDLSHDEYKKKGLLRTESDLVEAIIHGAVKRVRPKAMTVLAAMLGLLPIMWSTGTGADLMKRIAAPMVGGLVTSFLLELTVYPAIYFLWKRKEVVKDGQATPAIAA from the coding sequence ATGATCAAGGCCATCATCCGCTTCTCCGCGCACAACAAGTACCTGGTCATCGCGGCCACGGTGGTGGCGCTGGTCGGCGCGTGGTGGACGATGCGGAACATCCCGCTCGACGCGCTGCCGGACCAGTCCGACACCCAGGTCATCGTCTACTCGCAGTGGGATCGCAGCCCGGACATCATCGAGGACCAGGTCACGTATCCGATCACCACGGCGCTGCTCGGCGCGCCGAAGGTGAAGGCGATCCGCGGCTTCTCCGACTTCGGCTTCAGCTACGTCTACGTCATCTTCGAGGACGGGACCGACCTCTACTGGGCGCGCACCCGCGTGCTCGAGTACCTCTCCAAGATCCAGCCGCAGCTCCCGGCCGGCGTGAAGACCGAGCTCGGCCCGGACGCGACCGGCGTCGGCTGGATCTTCCAGTACGCGCTTGTGGACCGCTCCGGGCAGCACTCGTCGGACGAGCTCCGCTCCTACCAGGACTGGTTCCTGCGCTACTCCGTCCAGAGCGTGCCGGGCGTGTCGGAGGTCGCCACGGTGGGCGGCCAGGTCCGGCAGTACCAGGTGACCGTCAACCCGAACGCGCTCGCCGCCTACAAGCTGCCGCTCGACGCGGTGGTGCAGGCGGTCCGCGCCGGCAACAACGACGTGGGCGGCCGCCTGGTGGAGCTGGCGGGCCGGGAGTACATGGTTCGCGGCCGCGGCTACGTGAAGACCATCGCGGACCTCGAGAACATCGTGCTCAAGGCGGAGGGCGGCACGCCGGTCCTGGTGAAGGACGTGGCCACGGTGGCGCTCGGCCCGGAGATGCGACGCGGGGTGGCCGACCTCGACGGCGAGGGCGACGTGGTGGGCGGCATCGTGGTGATGCGCCACGGCGAGAACGCCCTCAACGTGATCCACCGCGTGAAGGCCAAGCTCGAGGAGGTGAAGCCGTCGCTGCCGAAGGGCGTCGAGGTGGTCACCACCTACGATCGGTCCGAGCTCATCGACCACGCCATCGAGACGGTGACGCACAAGGTGATCGAGGAGGTGATCATCGTCTCGATCATCATCCTCATCTTCCTGTGGCACATCCCGTCGGCGATCATCCCCATCGTCACCATCCCGGTGTCGGTCGCGCTCTCGTTCATCCCCATGTACCTGATGGGCCTGAACGCGAACCTGATGTCGCTCTCCGGGATCGCGATCTCGATCGGCGTGCTGGTGGACGGCGCCATCGTCGAGGTCGAGAACGCCTACAACAAGATCCACCACTGGATACAGGACGGGAAGAAGGGCGACTTCCACGAGGTCCGCCTCGAGGCGCTCCTCGAGGTCGGGCCGGGGGTGTTCTTCTCGCTGCTCGTCATCGCGGTCGCGTTCATGCCGGTGTTCACCCTGGTGGATCAAGAGGGACGGCTGTTCCGGCCGCTCGCGTACTCGAAGAACCTCGCCATGGCGATCGCGGCGCTGCTCGCGATCACGCTCGACCCGGCCATGCGCATGCTGTTCGCGCGCATCGAGCCGTACACCTTCCGGCCCCGCTTCGCCTCGGCGATCGCCACCCGCGTGCTGGTGGGCAGGTACTACTCGGAGGAAGGCCACCCCATCTCGCGCGTCCTGCACCACCTGTACGAGCGCCCCTGCCGCTTCGTGGTCCGCCACGCCAAGGCCACCATCGCGGTGAGCGCGCTGCTCGTGCTCACCACCATCCCGGTGTTCCGGCACCTCGGCTCGGAGTACATGCCGCCGCTGCGCGAGGGGACGATCCTCTACATGCCGAGCGCGGTCGAGCCGGGCATGTCGGTGGCCGAGGCGCAGAAGGCGCTGCAGGTGCAGGACAAGATCCTGAAGACCTTCCCCGAGGTGGAGCGCGTCTTCGGGAAGGCGGGCCGCGCCAACACCTCCACCGACCCGGCGCCGTTCACCATGATGGAGACGACCATCATCCTGAAGCCGGAGCGCGAGTGGCGCGAGCACCCGCGCTGGTACTCGTCCTGGGCGCCGGAGTGGCTGAAGGCGGGCCTGCGCCCGTTCTGGCGCGACCGGATCTCGTACGAGGAGCTCGAGCACGAGATGGACCAGGCGCTGCAGCTCCCCGGCATCTCGAACGCCTGGACCATGCCGATCAAGGGGCGCAACGACATGCTCTCGACCGGCATCCGCACGCCCATCGGCATCAAGGTGGCGGGCGCGGACCTGGCCGAGATCGAGAAGATCGGCCTCGACGTCGAGGCGGCGCTCACCAAGGTGCCCGGCACCCGCAGCGTCTACGCGGAGCGCGTGGCCGGCGGCTACTTCCTCGACTTCGTGCTGAAGCGCGACCAGCTCGCCCGCTACGGGCTGAGCGTGGACGCCGCGAACATGATGGTCATGACCGCGGTGGGCGGCGACAACCAGTCCACCACCGTGATGGGCCGCGAGCGCTACGGCATCAACGTCCGCTACGCGCGCGACTACCGCGAGGACCTCCAGTCGCTCCGGCGCGTGCTGCTGCCGCTGCCGGGCGGCCAGGGCCAGATCCCCATGGAGGAGATCGCCGACGTGGAGCTGGCGCAGGGCCCGTCGATGATCCGCGACGAGAACGGCCTGCTGGCCGGCTACGTCTTCGTGGACTTCGACACCTCGAAGGTGGACGTGGGCAGCTACGTCGAGCAGGCGAAGAAGGCGGTCGCGGCGGGCGTGAAGACGCCCACCGGCTACTCGATGACCTGGAGCGGCCAGTACGAGAACATGATGCGCGTGAACGAGCGGCTGAAGCTCATCCTGCCCATCACGCTCGTGCTCATCTTCTTCCTGCTCTACATGAACACCCGGAGCACCTTCAAGGCGAGCGTCATCATGCTGGCGGTGCCGTTCTCCGCCATCGGCGCCATCTGGCTGCTGTGGATGCTCGACTACAACATGTCGATCGCGGTCTGGGTCGGGCTCATCGCGCTGATGGGGCTCGACGCCGAGACCGGGGTGTTCATGCTGCTGTTCCTCGACCTCTCCCACGACGAGTACAAGAAGAAGGGGCTGCTGCGCACCGAGAGCGACCTGGTGGAGGCGATCATCCACGGCGCGGTGAAGCGCGTGCGGCCGAAGGCGATGACCGTGCTCGCCGCCATGCTGGGCCTGCTGCCGATCATGTGGTCCACCGGCACCGGCGCGGATCTCATGAAGCGCATCGCCGCGCCCATGGTGGGCGGCCTGGTGACGAGCTTCCTCCTCGAGCTGACCGTGTACCCGGCCATCTACTTCCTCTGGAAGCGCAAGGAGGTCGTGAAGGACGGCCAGGCCACCCCGGCCATCGCCGCCTGA
- a CDS encoding efflux RND transporter periplasmic adaptor subunit produces the protein MSDATIPTNPNVPPPPRRARGALILLAALLAGAALGGGAVLLAGGLRGGEAAGGDGHDHAAHAETKQLYTCPMHPTIVQDHPGDCPLCGMKLVPMEQPQGGAGSGAAAGGGARAGAGEQKPQYQCPMHPSVVQDHPGDCPICGMKLVKVDGGGGAADVEGLATVSIDPSRQQLIGLRTAQVTRGTVGGAWRTVGRVAVDETRVKHVNVKIPVYVERIYVDFVGKPVKRGEPLFSVYSPDLLAAQEELLLALRTQGTLAGSRAVGGDALVEAARRKLQLWDVPPAEIRKLEETGKPTKTLTFYSPISGVVVKKDVVEGMKLDAGAMPYEIVDLSQVWVLADVYERELRNVKVGLPATLTLNAFPDHPFKGKVSFIDPLLDPKTRTVKVRLAFANPTGELRPEMFGEVVLQGKAREGLRVPADAVIDSGTQSVVFVALEEGKFQPRAVKLGASDGTSVEVVSGLHEGEKVVTRANFLIDSESRLRASLAALAPSGGAPAAPAAATPADAGEASGGADAGSGHAGHGGR, from the coding sequence GTGAGCGACGCGACGATCCCGACGAACCCGAACGTCCCCCCCCCGCCGCGGCGCGCGCGCGGGGCGCTGATCCTGCTCGCGGCGCTGCTCGCGGGCGCGGCCCTGGGCGGCGGCGCGGTGCTGCTCGCCGGCGGCCTGCGCGGCGGCGAGGCCGCCGGCGGCGACGGCCACGACCACGCGGCCCACGCCGAGACGAAGCAGCTCTACACCTGCCCGATGCACCCGACGATCGTGCAGGACCACCCGGGCGACTGCCCGCTCTGCGGCATGAAGCTCGTCCCCATGGAGCAGCCGCAGGGCGGCGCCGGGAGCGGCGCGGCCGCGGGGGGTGGCGCCAGGGCCGGCGCCGGCGAGCAGAAGCCGCAGTACCAGTGCCCGATGCACCCGAGCGTCGTGCAGGACCACCCCGGCGACTGCCCGATCTGCGGCATGAAGCTGGTGAAGGTGGACGGGGGCGGGGGCGCGGCCGACGTCGAGGGGCTCGCCACGGTGAGCATCGACCCCTCGCGGCAGCAGCTCATCGGGCTCCGGACGGCCCAGGTGACGCGCGGCACCGTCGGCGGCGCCTGGCGCACGGTCGGCCGGGTCGCGGTGGACGAGACGCGCGTGAAGCACGTGAACGTGAAGATCCCGGTCTACGTGGAGCGCATCTACGTGGACTTCGTGGGCAAGCCGGTGAAGCGCGGCGAGCCGCTGTTCTCGGTCTACAGCCCGGACCTGCTCGCCGCGCAGGAGGAGCTCCTGCTCGCGCTGCGCACGCAGGGCACGCTGGCGGGCTCGCGCGCGGTCGGGGGCGACGCGCTCGTCGAGGCCGCGCGGCGCAAGCTGCAGCTCTGGGACGTCCCGCCGGCGGAGATCCGCAAGCTGGAGGAGACCGGCAAGCCGACGAAGACGCTCACCTTCTACTCGCCCATCTCCGGCGTGGTGGTGAAGAAGGACGTGGTCGAGGGGATGAAGCTCGACGCGGGGGCCATGCCCTACGAGATCGTGGACCTCTCCCAGGTCTGGGTGCTCGCCGACGTGTACGAGCGCGAGCTGCGCAACGTGAAGGTCGGCCTGCCGGCCACGCTCACGCTGAACGCCTTCCCCGACCACCCGTTCAAGGGGAAGGTGTCGTTCATCGACCCGCTGCTCGATCCCAAGACGCGCACGGTGAAGGTCCGGCTCGCGTTCGCGAACCCGACCGGCGAGCTCAGGCCGGAGATGTTCGGCGAGGTGGTCCTGCAGGGGAAGGCGCGCGAGGGGCTGCGCGTGCCGGCCGACGCGGTGATCGACTCGGGCACGCAGAGCGTGGTGTTCGTGGCGCTCGAGGAGGGCAAGTTCCAGCCGCGCGCGGTGAAGCTCGGCGCGTCCGACGGCACCTCCGTCGAGGTCGTCTCGGGCCTGCACGAGGGCGAGAAGGTCGTCACCCGGGCGAACTTCCTCATCGACTCGGAGTCGCGGCTGCGCGCCTCGCTCGCGGCGCTCGCGCCGTCCGGCGGCGCGCCGGCGGCTCCGGCCGCGGCGACGCCGGCCGACGCGGGCGAGGCGTCCGGCGGCGCGGACGCGGGCTCCGGCCACGCCGGGCACGGAGGGCGGTGA
- a CDS encoding TolC family protein, whose protein sequence is MRRLRPAILLLVAAAPALAAAEGRVPLDDDPALARLVSETLEARPELRSAHAMARAEHERVPQAGALPDPVLSLGLQNDGFGGIQVGKMETSYYSIGLAQTFPFPGKRALRAEAAAAGASAAIASLDRARLGAEADMRRAYVDLVLVRDRLALLGRLEALWARSEGTARSRYESGVGAQTDLLRAQLERTRLRQRRVALEAEERARRAVVNRLRGQPAGEPVETIASLEALADPALPERDAALADAEARSPELASARAAAQQADREAALARRERFPDVTLSAGLMPRGALEPMWQVGLSVPLPIFSGRKQSRAVAMSAARAENGVAAADAFAQVVRLRALQREESLAAALETLALYRGGLLVQSRATAESALAQYVTGRVPFASVLEALAGTVSDEEGFLGVAAEAQRLWVAAREVSLDEALPGGAAGAGGGMPGAGGAASAAAPARAAGGGAQAAATGGSSSSSSSSMGGGM, encoded by the coding sequence ATGAGACGACTCCGTCCCGCAATCCTGCTCCTCGTCGCCGCCGCGCCGGCCCTCGCCGCCGCGGAGGGGCGCGTCCCGCTCGACGACGATCCCGCGCTCGCCCGGCTCGTCTCGGAGACGCTCGAGGCGCGGCCCGAGCTCCGCTCCGCGCACGCCATGGCCCGCGCCGAGCACGAGCGCGTCCCGCAGGCCGGCGCGCTGCCGGATCCGGTGCTGTCGCTGGGCCTGCAGAACGACGGCTTCGGCGGGATCCAGGTCGGCAAGATGGAGACGAGCTACTACTCCATCGGCCTCGCGCAGACGTTCCCGTTCCCGGGCAAGCGCGCGCTGCGGGCCGAGGCGGCGGCGGCCGGCGCGAGCGCGGCGATCGCGTCGCTGGACCGCGCGCGGCTCGGCGCCGAGGCGGACATGCGCCGCGCCTACGTGGACCTCGTGCTGGTCCGCGACCGGCTGGCGCTCCTCGGGCGCCTGGAGGCGCTCTGGGCACGGTCGGAGGGCACCGCCCGCTCCCGCTACGAGTCCGGCGTGGGCGCCCAGACCGACCTGCTCCGCGCGCAGCTCGAGCGGACGCGCCTGCGGCAGCGGCGCGTCGCGCTCGAGGCGGAGGAGCGCGCCCGGCGGGCGGTGGTGAACCGCCTGCGCGGCCAGCCCGCCGGCGAGCCCGTCGAGACCATCGCCAGCCTGGAGGCGCTCGCCGACCCGGCGCTGCCGGAGCGCGACGCGGCGCTCGCCGACGCGGAGGCGCGCAGCCCGGAGCTGGCCTCGGCGCGGGCGGCGGCGCAGCAGGCGGATCGCGAGGCGGCGCTGGCGCGGCGCGAGCGCTTCCCGGACGTCACCCTGAGCGCGGGCCTGATGCCGCGCGGCGCGCTCGAGCCGATGTGGCAGGTTGGACTGTCGGTCCCGCTGCCGATCTTCTCGGGGCGCAAGCAGTCGCGCGCGGTGGCCATGAGCGCGGCCCGAGCCGAGAACGGCGTCGCCGCGGCGGACGCGTTCGCGCAGGTGGTGCGCCTCCGCGCGCTGCAGCGCGAGGAGTCGCTGGCGGCCGCGCTCGAGACGCTCGCGCTCTACCGCGGCGGGCTCCTGGTGCAGTCGCGCGCGACCGCGGAGAGCGCGCTCGCGCAGTACGTCACCGGCCGGGTGCCGTTCGCGTCGGTGCTCGAGGCGCTGGCCGGCACGGTCTCCGACGAGGAGGGGTTCCTCGGCGTGGCGGCCGAGGCGCAGCGGCTGTGGGTCGCCGCGCGCGAGGTCAGCCTCGACGAGGCGCTCCCGGGCGGCGCCGCGGGCGCGGGCGGGGGCATGCCCGGCGCGGGTGGTGCGGCCTCCGCCGCCGCCCCGGCCCGTGCGGCGGGCGGCGGCGCGCAGGCGGCGGCCACCGGCGGCTCCTCCTCTTCTTCCTCTTCCTCGATGGGCGGTGGCATGTGA
- a CDS encoding RsmB/NOP family class I SAM-dependent RNA methyltransferase, protein MASVAWEALDGTGPGLGPELAEVLAGGAAERVVTRALRARPALDAQGRAAVAEAIFGVGLWRRRLRAQLGDPLAPPALLLAALLRDLGRREAGVAEALAGVPAGALPPPRPPPAARADRFSLPGWLDAELEAAAGPEADALAAALCLPGPVALRANRLRIEPAALAARLGAEGVRTRPGALARACLVVEGPRPNVYGLRAWQEGLLEVQDEGSQVLGDAVGARAGEAVLDACAGAGGKTLLLAAAVGPAGRVHAVDPDAERLVRLRTRAIAAGAARIVAVHGAAAPAELRVDRALVDAPCSELGALRRGPDLRWRLDPAAFERLPALQARILERAAARVRPGGRLVYATCTFRRAEDEDVAEAFEAAHPEFARVAPDAPASTLTKDGFLRTWPHRDGTDAFFAAAWVRRG, encoded by the coding sequence GTGGCGAGCGTCGCGTGGGAGGCGCTCGACGGCACGGGTCCCGGCCTCGGGCCGGAGCTCGCCGAGGTGCTCGCCGGCGGCGCCGCGGAGCGGGTCGTGACCCGCGCGCTGCGCGCCCGGCCGGCGCTCGACGCCCAGGGGCGCGCCGCGGTGGCGGAGGCGATCTTCGGGGTGGGGCTCTGGCGCCGCCGGCTGCGCGCGCAGCTCGGCGATCCGCTGGCGCCGCCGGCGCTGCTGCTCGCGGCGCTGCTGCGCGACCTGGGTCGCCGCGAGGCGGGCGTCGCCGAGGCGCTCGCGGGCGTCCCCGCGGGCGCGCTCCCGCCGCCGCGTCCGCCCCCGGCCGCGCGCGCCGACCGGTTCTCCCTGCCCGGCTGGCTCGACGCCGAGCTCGAAGCGGCGGCCGGCCCGGAGGCGGACGCGCTCGCCGCGGCGCTGTGCCTGCCCGGCCCGGTCGCGCTCCGGGCGAACCGGCTCCGCATCGAGCCGGCGGCGCTCGCGGCGCGCCTCGGGGCCGAGGGCGTGCGCACCCGGCCCGGCGCGCTCGCGCGCGCGTGCCTCGTGGTGGAGGGCCCGCGGCCGAACGTGTACGGGCTGCGCGCCTGGCAGGAGGGGCTGCTCGAGGTGCAGGACGAGGGGAGCCAGGTCCTCGGCGACGCGGTGGGCGCGCGCGCCGGCGAGGCGGTGCTCGACGCCTGCGCCGGGGCCGGCGGGAAGACGCTCCTGCTCGCCGCGGCGGTGGGACCTGCGGGCCGCGTGCACGCCGTGGATCCCGACGCGGAGCGGCTGGTGCGCCTGCGGACCCGCGCGATCGCCGCGGGCGCGGCACGCATCGTGGCGGTGCACGGCGCCGCCGCGCCGGCCGAGCTCCGGGTGGACCGCGCCCTGGTGGACGCGCCCTGCTCCGAGCTCGGCGCGCTCCGCCGCGGGCCGGACCTGCGCTGGCGGCTCGATCCCGCCGCGTTCGAGCGGCTGCCCGCGCTGCAGGCGCGGATCCTCGAGCGCGCCGCCGCGCGCGTGCGCCCCGGCGGCCGGCTGGTCTACGCGACCTGCACGTTCCGCCGCGCCGAGGACGAGGACGTCGCCGAGGCGTTCGAGGCGGCGCACCCGGAGTTCGCGCGCGTCGCCCCGGACGCGCCGGCGAGCACGCTGACGAAGGACGGCTTCCTGCGGACCTGGCCGCACCGCGACGGCACCGACGCGTTCTTCGCGGCGGCGTGGGTGCGGAGGGGATAG
- a CDS encoding MarR family winged helix-turn-helix transcriptional regulator, translating to MTSRRGDAWLELVQLVAQVEADLGKVLQARHGLGLTEFRALELLARAPDSELRMQELAGQLRLNQSSVSRMVERLERGGLTVRDLCPDDKRGVYTVLTERGRARLEGARPDYARALEVALEAHGGAKLLAARAAKAR from the coding sequence GTGACGTCGAGGCGAGGCGATGCGTGGCTCGAGCTGGTCCAGCTCGTCGCCCAGGTCGAGGCCGATCTGGGCAAGGTGCTGCAAGCCCGGCACGGGCTCGGGCTGACGGAGTTCCGCGCGCTGGAGCTGCTGGCGCGGGCTCCGGACTCCGAGCTGCGCATGCAGGAGCTGGCCGGCCAGCTGCGCCTGAACCAGAGCTCGGTCTCGCGGATGGTCGAGCGCCTGGAGCGCGGCGGCCTCACCGTCCGCGACCTGTGCCCGGACGACAAGCGCGGCGTGTACACGGTGCTGACCGAGCGAGGGCGCGCGCGGCTCGAGGGCGCGCGGCCCGACTACGCGCGGGCGCTGGAGGTCGCGCTCGAGGCGCATGGGGGCGCGAAGCTGCTGGCAGCGCGCGCGGCGAAGGCCAGGTAG
- a CDS encoding DMT family transporter, which yields MTTTNETNRGSGRAWIMLLLAGAFEIGYALSVAGSRAFTVPGWSISAGVFFLLTLYALSVALRTIDVGIGYAVWAGIGSVGAAILGSVLLDQSLTPVQAFWLAVIIAGVVWLKLADGARPAPGAPRARA from the coding sequence GTGACGACGACGAACGAGACGAACAGGGGCAGTGGGCGGGCGTGGATCATGCTGCTGCTCGCGGGGGCCTTCGAGATCGGCTACGCCCTCAGCGTCGCCGGCAGCCGGGCGTTCACCGTGCCCGGCTGGTCCATCTCCGCCGGGGTGTTCTTCCTGCTGACGCTGTACGCGCTGAGCGTCGCCCTGCGCACGATCGACGTGGGCATCGGCTACGCGGTGTGGGCCGGCATCGGCTCGGTGGGCGCCGCGATCCTGGGCAGCGTCCTGCTCGACCAGTCGCTGACGCCGGTCCAGGCGTTCTGGCTGGCGGTCATCATCGCCGGCGTCGTCTGGCTGAAGCTCGCCGACGGCGCCCGGCCCGCGCCGGGAGCGCCCCGGGCGCGCGCCTGA